The genomic interval TGCTCCAATTGAAGGCACACCGAGTTTTACAGCTGGTATTAAGAGTGGCGATAAAATTGTAAAAATTAATGGGGAAGATACGAAAGAGCTTGCCGTGGATCAAGCTGCAAATAAAATTCGCGGTGAAATTGGCACAGAAATCACGTTAACAATTCAACGTGAGGGCGAAGAAGAAAAAGATTATGTGTTAACGCGTTCGAATATTGAAATTAAGACAGTCGCAAGTAAAATGCTAGATGGTGGAGTTGGCTACATTCGAATTTCTACCTTTAGTGAACATACCGGCAAGGACGTCGATAAAGCATATAAAGAATTAGAAGAACAAGGGATGAAAGCAATCGTTTTAGATTTACGTGACAATCCAGGGGGATTGCTCAATACGAGTGTAGAGGTTGCTAATTATTTCATTCCAAAAGGGACAGTTGTTTCTACGATAAAACGTGATGGAACAAGAGAAGTTCTGAGTGCAACAAAATTGGATGCAGTTAAGTATCCGGCAGCAGTTTTGGTAAATGGCGGTAGTGCAAGTGCTTCTGAAATTGTATCCGGTGCAATTCAAGATACACAGTCCGGTACGATTGTTGGCACAAAATCCTACGGTAAAGGATCGGTGCAAATCGTAATGCCAATGTATGGCGGCGATGCATTAAAATTGACCATTGCTAAATATTATACGCCAAATGATCGCTCAATTGATGGGATTGGTATCGAACCCGATGTTGTTGTGGAACCAAATGGTACAACGGATAATCAGTTGGAAAAGGCGATAGAGATTGTGAAGGGCAAGCTGCAATAAAATTACTAGGGACAGATAGGCTGCGGGCT from Massilibacillus massiliensis carries:
- a CDS encoding S41 family peptidase, with the translated sequence MSKKKLILGSIFLVLLTMFATLSGVYYVLGLNQFKVSNTVRFLHALRFIDSQFVNEVSENKLITGAISGMMASLEDPHSIYLDPQMYKELMSHTEGSFGGVGIVMGVKDKVLTVVAPIEGTPSFTAGIKSGDKIVKINGEDTKELAVDQAANKIRGEIGTEITLTIQREGEEEKDYVLTRSNIEIKTVASKMLDGGVGYIRISTFSEHTGKDVDKAYKELEEQGMKAIVLDLRDNPGGLLNTSVEVANYFIPKGTVVSTIKRDGTREVLSATKLDAVKYPAAVLVNGGSASASEIVSGAIQDTQSGTIVGTKSYGKGSVQIVMPMYGGDALKLTIAKYYTPNDRSIDGIGIEPDVVVEPNGTTDNQLEKAIEIVKGKLQ